A genomic window from Microbacterium sp. ET2 includes:
- the rplJ gene encoding 50S ribosomal protein L10, translating to MAQKEASVAELTKQFEDSTAVLLTEYRGLTVAELKELRNTIRQDAEYAVVKNTLTKIAAGNAGVTGLDEGLKGPSAIAFVHGDPVAVAKGLRAFAKAHPLLVVKGGFFDGNPLTAEEVNKLADLESREVLLAKLAGAMKASLTKAAYVFNALPSKAVRTVDALREKQESAA from the coding sequence ATGGCGCAGAAGGAAGCATCGGTCGCCGAGCTCACGAAGCAATTCGAGGACTCGACCGCCGTCTTGCTCACCGAGTACCGCGGCCTGACGGTTGCCGAGCTCAAGGAGCTTCGCAACACCATCCGTCAGGATGCGGAATACGCCGTGGTGAAGAACACGCTGACCAAGATCGCCGCGGGCAACGCGGGGGTCACGGGACTGGACGAGGGACTGAAGGGTCCGTCGGCCATCGCGTTCGTGCACGGCGACCCGGTCGCCGTCGCGAAGGGTCTGCGTGCCTTTGCCAAGGCACACCCCCTCCTGGTGGTCAAGGGCGGATTCTTCGACGGAAACCCCCTCACCGCGGAGGAGGTCAACAAGCTCGCCGATCTCGAGAGCCGTGAAGTCCTGCTGGCGAAGCTCGCCGGTGCGATGAAGGCCTCGCTGACCAAGGCGGCCTACGTCTTCAACGCGCTGCCGTCGAAGGCCGTTCGCACGGTCGACGCGCTGCGTGAGAAGCAGGAGTCCGCGGCCTGA
- a CDS encoding YqaJ viral recombinase family protein, with product MTPELAARIVADSRDRVAWVRARSRGITATDVAALTSERVIPRAADAKLMGSNFSGNAYTAHGRIREPEIAAWVAATHGIRPSSALFHAEVEKRHLATPDGIAVDPTGRVVLAEIKTTKKAWRSIPRTYLRQVWWQQHVLGAERTLVVWEEHDGFVPVGDEPRCAWVDRDEIEIGRLVRLATSLIDELYRRTQLSRAERMTRPAAPPAQPYRALALAD from the coding sequence GTGACACCCGAACTCGCCGCCCGCATCGTCGCGGATTCCCGCGATCGGGTCGCGTGGGTGCGGGCGCGCTCCCGCGGGATCACGGCGACGGATGTCGCGGCGCTCACCTCCGAGCGCGTGATCCCCCGAGCCGCCGACGCCAAGCTCATGGGCTCGAACTTCTCCGGCAACGCCTACACCGCTCACGGACGCATCCGCGAGCCCGAGATCGCCGCGTGGGTGGCCGCCACCCACGGGATCCGGCCATCGAGCGCGCTCTTCCACGCCGAGGTCGAGAAGCGCCACCTCGCCACCCCCGACGGCATCGCCGTCGACCCGACCGGCCGCGTGGTCCTCGCCGAGATCAAGACGACGAAGAAGGCATGGCGGAGCATCCCCCGCACGTACCTCCGGCAGGTGTGGTGGCAGCAGCACGTCCTCGGCGCCGAACGCACGCTCGTGGTCTGGGAGGAGCACGACGGCTTCGTCCCGGTGGGCGATGAACCCCGGTGCGCGTGGGTCGATCGCGACGAGATCGAGATCGGTCGGCTCGTGCGCCTGGCGACATCCCTCATCGACGAGCTGTACCGACGCACGCAGCTGTCCCGAGCAGAGCGGATGACGCGGCCCGCCGCCCCTCCTGCCCAGCCTTACCGCGCGCTCGCCCTCGCCGACTGA
- a CDS encoding 2'-5' RNA ligase family protein, with amino-acid sequence MISVEVLPDPATDALARAAWKRLIDAGLPSAGRHTGESNRPHITVAVRESPALDGLADLADLLPLTLRMGGVLLFPRSGQAVIAWQVVVTTPLAQFHRRVAAAVGPADERYAHTAPDDWTPHLTMARRVRLADLGAAVEAIDLSPHVGQITGLRIWDATSRTVTTLR; translated from the coding sequence GTGATCAGCGTCGAGGTACTGCCCGATCCCGCCACCGACGCGCTCGCCCGGGCGGCCTGGAAGCGCCTGATCGACGCCGGGCTCCCGAGCGCAGGTCGCCACACCGGCGAGAGCAACCGACCCCACATCACCGTGGCGGTGCGGGAGTCTCCTGCGCTCGACGGGCTGGCAGACCTTGCGGATCTTCTCCCCCTGACCCTTCGCATGGGCGGGGTGCTGCTGTTCCCGCGCTCAGGTCAGGCGGTCATCGCCTGGCAGGTGGTCGTCACGACACCGCTGGCGCAGTTCCACCGCCGGGTCGCCGCCGCGGTCGGCCCGGCCGATGAGCGCTACGCGCACACTGCGCCCGATGACTGGACTCCGCATCTGACGATGGCCCGCCGGGTGAGACTGGCCGACCTCGGCGCCGCCGTCGAGGCGATCGACCTCTCCCCGCACGTCGGCCAGATCACGGGACTGCGCATCTGGGATGCGACCAGCCGGACGGTCACGACGCTGCGCTGA
- a CDS encoding MDR family MFS transporter yields the protein MATTADAPPAHRPGVVRALVGLLLGMFVSMLASTVVSTSLPVIVHDLDGDQAAYTWVVTATLLTTAISTPIWGKLADLFNRKLLIQIAIVVFVLATAAAGFSQNPETLIAFRALQGVGAGGLAALSQVIMADIISPRERGRYMGLFGAVMAVATIGGPLLGGVITDAFGWRWNFFVAIPVAVAALIIQQRTLHLPERPRRAVRIDYVGIVLLSAAVSLLLVWVTNAGTSFDWWSLPTALMVGGSALTTLLFIVVELRTPEPLIPLRLFRSATFSLAVVASIATGISMFGTTVFLSQYMQMARGATPTEAGIMTIPMIAGLLLASVVIGALISRYGHWKPYLVVGGVLLTAGTALLSTIHYDTPFVLVSLYMFLLGAGVGMTMQNLVLVVQNTADPREMGVASSGVTFFRSLGGTIGVSVMGAALASQATRLTGERQGDIAAALSSLGAQGATLAQELQSGTIPQVAVLPEALRVIFEDVYAQAIAHSFLIAVPVAIVSLIAIVFLPNTPLNRMTTTERIHAGEADLATVSTSTGMNALPATADAPAPRAARKR from the coding sequence ATGGCCACGACCGCAGACGCACCACCCGCTCACCGGCCCGGCGTGGTCAGAGCCCTGGTGGGCCTCCTCCTCGGCATGTTCGTGTCGATGCTCGCCTCCACGGTGGTCTCGACCTCGCTGCCGGTGATCGTCCACGACCTCGACGGCGACCAGGCCGCCTACACGTGGGTGGTGACCGCGACGCTGCTGACCACCGCCATCTCCACTCCCATCTGGGGCAAGCTCGCCGATCTGTTCAACCGCAAGCTCCTCATCCAGATCGCCATCGTGGTCTTCGTGCTCGCCACGGCGGCCGCCGGCTTCTCGCAGAACCCCGAGACTCTCATCGCCTTCCGCGCCCTGCAGGGTGTGGGCGCGGGTGGGCTCGCCGCCCTCAGCCAGGTCATCATGGCCGACATCATCAGCCCTCGCGAGCGCGGCCGCTACATGGGCCTGTTCGGCGCGGTCATGGCGGTCGCCACCATCGGCGGACCGCTCCTCGGCGGCGTCATCACCGACGCCTTCGGCTGGCGGTGGAACTTCTTCGTCGCGATCCCCGTCGCCGTCGCCGCACTGATCATCCAGCAGCGCACGCTCCACCTTCCCGAGCGCCCGCGCCGCGCGGTGCGGATCGACTACGTCGGCATCGTGCTGCTCAGCGCCGCAGTCTCGCTGCTGCTGGTGTGGGTGACCAATGCGGGAACCTCCTTCGACTGGTGGAGCCTGCCGACCGCCCTGATGGTGGGGGGCTCGGCCCTGACCACCCTGCTCTTCATCGTCGTGGAGCTGCGCACCCCCGAGCCGCTCATCCCGCTCCGCCTGTTCCGCAGCGCCACCTTCTCGCTCGCGGTGGTCGCCTCCATCGCGACGGGCATCTCGATGTTCGGCACCACGGTCTTCCTCAGCCAGTACATGCAGATGGCCCGGGGTGCCACCCCGACTGAGGCGGGCATCATGACGATTCCGATGATCGCGGGACTGCTCCTCGCCTCCGTCGTCATCGGCGCGCTCATCTCGCGCTACGGCCACTGGAAGCCGTACCTGGTCGTCGGCGGCGTCCTTTTGACCGCCGGCACCGCGCTCCTGTCGACGATCCACTACGACACGCCGTTCGTCCTGGTGTCGCTGTACATGTTTCTCCTCGGCGCCGGTGTCGGCATGACCATGCAGAACCTCGTGCTGGTCGTGCAGAACACCGCCGATCCGCGGGAGATGGGCGTGGCCAGCTCCGGCGTGACCTTCTTCCGCAGCCTCGGGGGCACGATCGGGGTCTCGGTCATGGGTGCGGCCCTCGCCAGTCAGGCCACGAGGCTCACCGGCGAACGCCAGGGCGACATCGCCGCTGCGCTGTCGAGCCTGGGTGCTCAGGGCGCGACCCTCGCACAGGAGCTGCAGTCGGGGACGATTCCGCAGGTCGCCGTCCTCCCGGAGGCCCTTCGGGTGATCTTCGAGGATGTCTACGCCCAGGCGATCGCCCATTCGTTCCTCATCGCCGTTCCCGTGGCGATCGTCAGTCTCATCGCGATCGTGTTCCTTCCGAACACCCCGCTGAACCGGATGACGACGACCGAGCGCATCCACGCCGGCGAAGCGGACCTGGCCACCGTGTCGACCAGCACGGGGATGAACGCCCTCCCCGCGACCGCTGATGCGCCGGCCCCGCGGGCCGCGCGCAAGCGGTGA
- a CDS encoding MarR family winged helix-turn-helix transcriptional regulator encodes MSTASDHDARTEAVRALEVEFGGLIHQVRRIVSENAERVSPGMLPGAYKVFTTIVRRERVTQSELSETLVADKGQISRTVRELEELGLIGREADPTDRRSSILFPTPFGLERLAEARAPQESTLLHALEEWPIDDIRTLTRLLHALTVRERP; translated from the coding sequence ATGAGCACCGCGTCCGACCACGATGCCCGCACCGAGGCGGTGCGGGCACTCGAGGTGGAGTTCGGCGGCCTGATCCACCAGGTGCGCCGGATCGTCAGTGAGAACGCCGAGAGGGTGAGCCCGGGGATGCTCCCCGGGGCCTACAAGGTCTTCACGACGATCGTCCGGCGTGAGCGCGTCACACAGTCGGAGCTGTCCGAGACGCTCGTGGCCGACAAGGGCCAGATCAGTCGCACGGTGCGCGAGCTCGAGGAGCTGGGGCTCATCGGGCGGGAAGCCGACCCCACCGACCGCCGCTCGAGCATCCTGTTCCCCACGCCGTTCGGTCTGGAGCGGCTCGCGGAGGCCCGCGCCCCGCAGGAGAGCACGCTGCTGCACGCGCTGGAGGAATGGCCGATCGACGACATCCGCACCCTCACCCGCCTGCTGCACGCCCTCACCGTGCGCGAACGACCCTGA
- a CDS encoding sugar phosphate isomerase/epimerase family protein translates to MARPITLFTGQWADLPFEEVARLAGEWGYDGLEIACWGDHLDVSRWDDAEYVASRKEILERNGLGVWAISNHLTGQAVCDDPIDQRHRDILSDRVWGDGDPEGVRQRAAEDLKDTARMAAKLGVTTVNGFSGSSIWKYVAMFPPASDAMIDAGYVDFAARWNPILDVFEEEGVRFALEVHPSEIAYDYWTAKRTLEAIGHRKSFGFNFDPSHFVWQQLDSVAFVLDFADHIFHVHVKESITNLDGRNGVLGSHLSWDNPRRGWTFVSTGHGAVPWEPLFRALNAIGYDGPTSVEWEDAGMDRLIGAPEALQFVRKLSEITPPHQLFDAAFSSK, encoded by the coding sequence ATGGCACGACCGATCACGTTGTTCACGGGTCAGTGGGCGGATCTTCCGTTCGAGGAGGTGGCGCGGCTGGCGGGTGAGTGGGGGTACGACGGGCTGGAGATCGCCTGCTGGGGTGATCATCTGGATGTGTCGCGGTGGGATGACGCGGAGTACGTGGCGTCTCGGAAGGAGATCCTGGAGCGCAACGGTCTGGGGGTGTGGGCGATCTCGAATCATCTGACCGGTCAGGCGGTGTGCGATGACCCGATCGATCAGCGGCATCGTGACATCCTGTCCGACCGGGTCTGGGGCGACGGCGATCCCGAGGGGGTCCGGCAGCGTGCGGCGGAGGATCTGAAGGACACTGCGCGGATGGCGGCGAAGCTGGGTGTGACGACGGTGAACGGGTTCAGCGGTTCGTCGATCTGGAAGTACGTGGCGATGTTCCCGCCGGCCTCGGACGCGATGATCGATGCCGGCTATGTCGATTTCGCGGCCCGCTGGAATCCGATCCTCGACGTGTTCGAGGAAGAGGGTGTGCGGTTCGCGTTGGAGGTGCATCCGTCGGAGATCGCTTATGACTACTGGACGGCCAAGCGGACGCTCGAGGCGATCGGCCACCGGAAGAGCTTCGGGTTCAACTTCGACCCGTCGCACTTCGTGTGGCAGCAGTTGGACAGTGTCGCGTTCGTGCTGGACTTCGCCGATCACATCTTCCACGTGCACGTCAAGGAATCGATCACGAACCTCGACGGCCGCAACGGGGTGCTGGGCTCTCACCTGTCGTGGGACAACCCGCGCCGGGGGTGGACGTTCGTCTCGACCGGTCACGGTGCCGTGCCGTGGGAGCCGCTGTTCCGTGCGCTGAACGCGATCGGCTACGACGGACCCACGAGCGTGGAGTGGGAGGACGCCGGCATGGACCGCCTCATCGGCGCCCCCGAAGCCCTGCAGTTCGTCCGCAAGCTCTCCGAGATCACCCCACCTCACCAGCTCTTCGACGCTGCGTTCAGCTCGAAGTGA
- a CDS encoding Gfo/Idh/MocA family protein produces MIGHGFMGAAHSQGWRVAPRFFDLPLDPVMQVVVGRDAGRTAEAADTWGWHEAATDWREVIRRDDIDLIDIVTPGDTHAEIAIAALRAGKHVLCEKPLANTVVEAEAMTAAAEEAARSGVRSMVGFTYRRVPATTFARQLVADGRLGDIRQVRAEYLQDWLADENAPLTWRLNKDIAGSGSLGDIGAHAVDLTEYITGQTVDRVSGILETLVAERPVMAEGVGLSGTAGSERGPVTVDDLALFTGRLSGGALASFEATRFRTGRKNALRIEVSGSRGALAFDLERMNELEFYDATLPDSEQGFRRILVTEPSHPYTDRWWPTGHMLGYEHGFSHQVVDLVTAIAQGIDPTPSFADGLHIQRVIDAVERSSEADGAWQTTR; encoded by the coding sequence ATGATCGGGCACGGCTTCATGGGAGCCGCGCACTCACAGGGCTGGCGGGTGGCTCCCCGGTTCTTCGATCTCCCCCTCGATCCGGTGATGCAGGTCGTCGTCGGCCGCGATGCCGGGCGCACCGCCGAGGCGGCGGACACCTGGGGATGGCACGAAGCGGCGACCGACTGGCGCGAGGTCATCCGGCGTGACGACATCGACCTCATCGACATCGTCACCCCCGGCGACACCCATGCCGAGATCGCGATCGCGGCCCTCCGCGCCGGAAAGCACGTCCTCTGCGAGAAGCCGCTCGCGAACACCGTCGTGGAGGCCGAGGCCATGACGGCCGCCGCGGAGGAGGCGGCACGGTCCGGCGTTCGGTCGATGGTCGGGTTCACCTATCGCCGCGTACCGGCCACGACCTTCGCGCGCCAGCTCGTGGCCGACGGTCGCCTCGGCGACATCCGGCAGGTGCGCGCGGAGTACCTGCAGGACTGGCTCGCCGACGAGAACGCCCCCCTCACCTGGCGCCTGAACAAGGACATCGCCGGATCCGGGTCGCTCGGCGACATCGGGGCCCACGCGGTCGACCTCACAGAGTACATCACGGGGCAGACCGTGGACCGTGTCTCGGGCATCCTCGAGACACTCGTCGCCGAGCGTCCGGTCATGGCCGAGGGGGTCGGACTGTCGGGGACCGCCGGTTCCGAGCGCGGCCCCGTCACCGTGGACGACTTGGCGCTGTTCACCGGACGGCTCTCCGGCGGTGCTCTGGCGTCGTTCGAGGCCACCCGTTTCCGCACGGGCCGGAAGAACGCGCTCCGCATCGAGGTCTCGGGTTCTCGCGGAGCGCTTGCGTTCGACCTCGAGCGGATGAACGAACTCGAGTTCTACGACGCCACCCTCCCCGATTCCGAGCAGGGGTTCCGGCGCATCCTCGTCACCGAGCCCTCGCACCCGTACACCGATCGGTGGTGGCCCACCGGCCACATGCTCGGCTACGAGCACGGCTTCAGTCACCAGGTGGTCGACCTCGTCACGGCGATCGCGCAGGGTATCGATCCCACGCCGTCTTTCGCGGACGGACTTCACATCCAGCGGGTCATCGACGCCGTCGAGCGTTCGTCCGAGGCCGACGGGGCCTGGCAGACGACCCGCTGA
- a CDS encoding substrate-binding domain-containing protein, producing MRTLARGRGRFVIAGTAILASIGLLAGCTGTGAEEDDVVDQGTSVEENAESGDTVVIGFSGPAADHGWLGAINSGAQAAADSFDDVELRVAEGTNDANAQIAAVETFINDGVDAIVLLPTDGAALTEVAIEAMQAGIPVINVDREFSSPFAARSTILGDNYGMGVSAGTYICEQVGDNPDAVVAEIAGIDSLPLTQDRSQGFEDALSDCGLEVSARVAADFTVAGGEAAASQLLSANPQIDAIWNHDDDQGIGVLAAIESSGRDEFIMMGGAGSRNAMEAIQADDSVLKATVIYPSTQAADGIALARLIAQQKTVGDLITPSVPNRVVLDAPVVTKDNVEEYIDLSFES from the coding sequence ATGCGCACACTCGCAAGGGGGCGGGGGCGGTTCGTGATCGCCGGAACCGCGATCTTGGCTTCCATCGGACTGCTGGCCGGATGTACCGGCACCGGTGCCGAGGAGGACGACGTCGTCGACCAGGGAACCAGTGTCGAGGAGAACGCCGAGAGCGGCGACACCGTCGTCATCGGCTTCTCCGGTCCCGCAGCCGACCACGGTTGGCTCGGCGCGATCAACTCAGGCGCCCAGGCCGCGGCCGACAGCTTCGACGACGTCGAGCTCCGTGTCGCGGAGGGCACCAACGACGCCAACGCCCAGATCGCTGCGGTCGAGACGTTCATCAACGACGGCGTGGACGCCATCGTCCTGCTGCCCACAGACGGCGCCGCGCTCACCGAAGTGGCGATCGAGGCCATGCAAGCGGGAATCCCCGTCATCAACGTCGACCGGGAATTCTCGAGCCCGTTCGCCGCACGCTCGACGATCCTCGGCGACAATTACGGAATGGGCGTCAGCGCGGGCACCTACATCTGCGAGCAGGTGGGGGACAACCCCGACGCTGTCGTCGCCGAGATCGCAGGCATCGACTCGCTGCCACTCACCCAGGACCGCTCGCAGGGGTTCGAGGACGCCCTGTCGGACTGCGGCCTGGAGGTCTCGGCCCGCGTCGCCGCGGACTTCACCGTTGCCGGCGGTGAAGCGGCTGCCTCGCAGCTGCTCTCCGCGAACCCGCAGATCGACGCGATCTGGAACCACGACGACGACCAGGGCATCGGCGTTCTCGCCGCCATCGAGTCGTCGGGCCGCGACGAGTTCATCATGATGGGCGGTGCCGGCTCCCGCAACGCGATGGAAGCCATCCAGGCCGATGACTCGGTACTGAAGGCCACGGTCATCTACCCGTCGACCCAGGCGGCCGACGGCATCGCGCTGGCCCGCCTGATCGCCCAGCAGAAGACCGTCGGCGACCTCATCACGCCCAGCGTGCCGAACCGGGTCGTCCTGGACGCGCCCGTGGTCACGAAGGACAACGTCGAGGAGTACATCGACCTGTCGTTCGAGTCCTGA
- a CDS encoding ABC transporter permease, with product MSDQRTVTDRPGSDSPAPATGTTETPPPAWRRLLSGSVGRNLGLVLALLLLVVVGAVTAPDTFTSLDNMLTILRQASIIGVISIGMTLVIISGGIDLSVGAIMGLASVVATIAAVQDLADQLHWSVMIVIALAVGAGAGLVNGIVIAYGKVVAFMATLAMLVAARGLAEILAERRTLVVEERGFITFMNTDILGVDMLIWIFAVVAALGWVLLNRTTFGRRTVAIGGNREAARLAGIDVKRHTMWLYVISGLTAGIAAVMILGRTTAGTSTHGLLYELDAIAAVVVGGTLLIGGRGTITGTVFGVLIFATLTNVFVQNNLNSSVQAVVKGVIIVVAVLLQQRFARPSGRAT from the coding sequence GTGAGCGATCAGCGAACCGTGACCGACCGACCGGGCTCCGACAGTCCGGCGCCGGCGACGGGAACGACGGAGACGCCGCCGCCTGCGTGGCGTCGACTCCTGTCGGGCTCGGTCGGCCGCAACCTCGGACTCGTCCTCGCCCTGCTGCTGCTGGTCGTCGTCGGCGCCGTCACCGCACCCGACACCTTCACGAGCCTGGACAACATGCTCACGATCCTCCGGCAGGCCTCGATCATCGGGGTGATCAGCATCGGGATGACCCTGGTCATCATCTCGGGCGGCATCGACCTCTCGGTGGGAGCGATCATGGGCCTCGCCTCGGTCGTCGCGACCATCGCCGCGGTGCAGGACCTCGCCGATCAGCTGCACTGGTCGGTCATGATCGTCATCGCACTCGCCGTCGGCGCCGGCGCGGGTCTGGTCAACGGCATCGTCATCGCCTATGGGAAGGTCGTGGCGTTCATGGCGACCCTTGCGATGCTCGTCGCGGCCCGAGGGCTCGCCGAGATCCTCGCCGAGCGGCGCACCCTCGTCGTGGAGGAGCGCGGGTTCATCACCTTCATGAACACCGACATCCTCGGCGTCGACATGCTGATCTGGATCTTCGCGGTCGTGGCGGCTCTCGGGTGGGTGCTGCTCAATCGCACGACCTTCGGGCGGCGGACGGTCGCGATCGGCGGCAACCGCGAGGCGGCACGTCTGGCGGGCATCGACGTCAAGCGGCACACGATGTGGTTGTACGTCATCTCCGGTCTCACTGCGGGCATCGCCGCGGTGATGATCCTCGGCCGGACGACGGCCGGGACCTCGACGCACGGTCTGCTCTACGAGCTCGACGCGATCGCTGCGGTGGTCGTCGGCGGCACGCTTCTCATCGGCGGCCGGGGCACGATCACCGGCACGGTGTTCGGCGTGCTGATCTTCGCCACGCTCACCAACGTCTTCGTTCAGAACAACCTCAACTCCTCAGTGCAGGCGGTCGTCAAGGGGGTCATCATCGTCGTGGCCGTCCTGCTGCAGCAGCGGTTCGCCCGCCCCTCCGGCCGCGCGACGTGA
- a CDS encoding ROK family transcriptional regulator has translation MHARVRGTGNAPRETRDSPVSSGVGEVFQLLRDGVPRTRADLAKTTGLARSTVAARVDALVRLGLVAPVGDALSTGGRPPSQFALNPQARVVLAADLGASHARVALTDLSGLTLAERSEDIAIALGPEAVLTWVVEAAELLLREAKRDRGDLAAIGVGVPGPVEHESGQPVNPPIMPGWDRFDIPAWIGRHLDAPVLVDNDVNIMALGERSVAWPTVDHLIFVKVATGIGAGLISGGALQRGAQGVAGDIGHVRVPGGADIPCHCGNRGCLEALASGPAMARTLRSQGIAAQDGGDVVALVKQGNVEAVQTVRQAGRDIGEVLTTCVSLINPSVIAIGGSMARVGEHLLAGVREVVYTRSMPLATEHLTIAQSLTAERAAVLGASMLAVEHALSPESLSRQFEAR, from the coding sequence GTGCACGCCCGGGTGCGCGGCACAGGGAACGCGCCCAGAGAGACCCGCGACTCCCCCGTCTCGTCCGGAGTTGGCGAGGTGTTCCAGCTGCTGCGCGACGGCGTGCCGCGCACCCGCGCGGACCTCGCGAAGACGACGGGACTGGCCCGGTCCACGGTGGCCGCCCGCGTGGACGCGCTCGTGCGCCTGGGCCTGGTCGCGCCGGTCGGAGACGCCCTGTCGACCGGGGGCCGCCCACCCTCCCAGTTCGCGCTGAACCCGCAGGCCCGTGTCGTCCTCGCCGCCGACCTGGGCGCCTCCCACGCCCGCGTCGCGCTGACCGATCTCAGCGGACTGACCCTCGCCGAGCGCAGCGAAGACATCGCCATCGCGCTGGGCCCGGAGGCGGTCCTCACCTGGGTCGTCGAGGCGGCCGAGCTTCTTCTGCGGGAGGCGAAGCGCGATCGCGGCGACCTCGCCGCGATCGGCGTCGGGGTGCCCGGCCCTGTCGAACACGAGAGCGGCCAGCCCGTGAACCCGCCGATCATGCCCGGCTGGGACCGCTTCGACATCCCCGCCTGGATCGGTCGTCACCTCGACGCACCCGTGCTCGTCGACAACGACGTGAACATCATGGCGCTCGGCGAGCGCTCGGTCGCGTGGCCGACGGTCGATCACCTCATCTTCGTGAAGGTCGCCACCGGCATCGGCGCCGGACTCATCTCCGGCGGAGCGCTGCAGCGCGGCGCTCAGGGCGTCGCGGGCGACATCGGACACGTCCGTGTACCGGGCGGCGCAGACATCCCCTGCCACTGCGGCAACCGCGGGTGCCTGGAGGCGCTGGCCTCGGGTCCGGCGATGGCGCGGACACTGCGATCGCAGGGGATCGCAGCCCAGGACGGCGGTGACGTCGTGGCCCTGGTGAAGCAGGGCAACGTCGAGGCCGTGCAGACGGTCCGCCAGGCCGGCCGCGACATCGGCGAGGTGCTCACGACGTGTGTGAGCCTGATCAACCCCTCCGTCATCGCGATCGGCGGATCGATGGCCCGGGTCGGCGAGCATCTCCTCGCCGGCGTCCGCGAGGTGGTGTACACCCGATCGATGCCGCTGGCGACGGAACACCTCACGATCGCCCAGTCCCTCACCGCCGAACGAGCCGCCGTCCTCGGGGCGAGCATGCTGGCGGTCGAGCACGCACTCTCCCCCGAATCGTTGAGCCGTCAGTTCGAGGCACGCTGA
- a CDS encoding NADP-dependent oxidoreductase: MRFRPLRSPSPPQAPAAPPDAPPETMRAVVLAGAGGPDVLRWSEAPTPSPVLSELLVRVVAAGVNPIDAKTRAGRGVAAALGDTPVVPGFDFSGVVISSPFEAHPLTPGTEVFGMAPFPRTGGTYAEYVVVPSQSVTRKPASLSHVEAAGVPLAALTAWGLVVETAHAHEGQRMLIHAGSGGVGHFAVQFAAYFGAHVTATASGRNAAWLRELGAAVVVDYTSTRFEEVVGEMDVVIDLVGNVSDRTASRSLQVLRPGGLYVLVPTGSWPDYAQAAEEAGVRATSYKVIPDGGALATIARLLDSGAVQVYIDRVFDLPDAAAAHAELERGHTRGKIVLRVSDD; encoded by the coding sequence ATGCGCTTCCGGCCGCTGCGATCCCCCTCTCCCCCGCAGGCACCGGCGGCACCGCCCGACGCGCCGCCCGAGACGATGCGCGCCGTCGTCCTCGCCGGTGCCGGCGGCCCCGATGTGCTCCGATGGAGCGAGGCGCCGACCCCGAGCCCCGTGCTCAGCGAACTCCTCGTGCGCGTCGTCGCTGCCGGGGTCAACCCGATCGACGCCAAGACCCGGGCCGGAAGAGGCGTGGCGGCAGCGCTCGGCGACACACCGGTCGTTCCGGGATTCGACTTCAGCGGCGTGGTGATCTCCTCACCGTTCGAGGCGCATCCGCTGACGCCGGGAACCGAGGTGTTCGGCATGGCGCCCTTCCCCCGCACCGGCGGCACGTACGCCGAGTACGTGGTGGTCCCCTCGCAGTCGGTGACGCGCAAGCCCGCGTCCCTCTCCCACGTCGAGGCGGCAGGCGTGCCGCTGGCAGCTCTCACGGCATGGGGACTCGTCGTGGAGACCGCGCACGCGCATGAGGGCCAGCGGATGCTCATCCACGCCGGCAGCGGCGGGGTGGGGCATTTCGCGGTGCAGTTCGCCGCCTACTTCGGTGCTCATGTCACCGCCACCGCCTCCGGGCGCAACGCCGCATGGCTGCGCGAACTGGGCGCCGCCGTGGTCGTGGACTACACCTCGACGCGGTTCGAGGAGGTCGTCGGCGAGATGGACGTCGTCATCGACCTCGTCGGCAACGTGTCCGACCGCACGGCCAGCCGGTCCCTCCAGGTCCTCCGACCGGGAGGTCTGTACGTGCTCGTGCCCACCGGATCGTGGCCCGATTACGCACAGGCCGCCGAGGAGGCCGGGGTCCGCGCCACCTCGTACAAGGTGATCCCCGACGGTGGCGCCCTGGCGACGATCGCCCGCCTGCTGGACTCGGGCGCCGTGCAGGTCTACATCGACCGGGTCTTCGATCTGCCCGACGCGGCCGCAGCTCACGCCGAGCTGGAGCGGGGACACACCCGCGGAAAGATCGTGCTGCGCGTCAGCGACGACTGA